The following coding sequences are from one Arcobacter nitrofigilis DSM 7299 window:
- the rhmD gene encoding L-rhamnonate dehydratase, with protein sequence MEMSKRTIKSIRAYVVSGGGADYHDQGEEHWIVKQISTPMSLFPEYKQTRTSFGINALKTIVVEVEDNTGNVGFGISTGGYPAAWLVMNHIDRFIVGQNPSDIEKMWEQMYRGTLYYGRKGIVMNAISAVDLALWDLLGKIRNEPVYSMIGGKVRDELEFYATGPRPDLAKEMGFIGGKMPLVYGPADGEEGLKKNIEYARIMREAVGDDFMLMWDCWMSLDLPYAKKLMHESEKLGMKWIEECFNPDDYWAYRDLKKAAGNTMMVTGGEHEATKYGFKMLIEMCDLDILQPDVGWCGGMTELIKIGNLAEAAGKLVIPHGSGVYSHHYVITKLSSPFTECLMMAPKADKVLPQYYPLLLDEPVPVNGKLKVSDKPGFGVTLNRDNLIEVKKEA encoded by the coding sequence ATGGAAATGTCAAAAAGAACAATTAAAAGTATCAGAGCTTACGTAGTAAGCGGTGGTGGTGCTGATTACCACGATCAAGGTGAAGAGCATTGGATTGTTAAACAAATATCAACACCAATGAGCCTTTTTCCTGAATATAAACAAACAAGAACAAGCTTTGGAATTAATGCCCTTAAAACTATTGTAGTAGAAGTTGAAGACAATACTGGAAATGTAGGTTTTGGTATCTCAACTGGTGGTTATCCAGCTGCATGGTTAGTAATGAATCATATTGATAGATTTATTGTAGGTCAAAATCCCTCAGACATCGAAAAGATGTGGGAACAAATGTACAGAGGAACACTTTATTATGGTAGAAAAGGTATAGTTATGAATGCTATTTCTGCTGTAGACCTTGCCCTTTGGGATTTACTAGGTAAGATAAGAAATGAACCTGTTTATTCTATGATTGGTGGAAAAGTAAGGGATGAATTAGAGTTTTATGCCACTGGTCCTAGACCTGATTTAGCAAAAGAGATGGGTTTTATTGGTGGAAAGATGCCACTTGTATATGGTCCAGCGGATGGTGAAGAAGGATTGAAAAAAAACATAGAATACGCAAGAATAATGAGAGAAGCTGTTGGTGATGATTTTATGTTGATGTGGGATTGTTGGATGTCACTAGATCTTCCATATGCAAAAAAACTTATGCATGAGTCTGAAAAACTTGGTATGAAATGGATTGAAGAGTGTTTTAATCCTGATGATTATTGGGCTTATAGAGACTTAAAAAAAGCAGCTGGTAATACTATGATGGTCACAGGTGGAGAGCATGAAGCTACTAAATATGGTTTCAAAATGTTAATTGAAATGTGTGATTTAGATATATTACAACCAGATGTTGGTTGGTGTGGTGGTATGACTGAACTAATCAAAATAGGTAATCTAGCAGAAGCTGCAGGTAAATTAGTTATACCTCATGGAAGTGGTGTTTATAGCCACCATTATGTTATTACTAAGCTATCATCACCTTTTACAGAATGTTTAATGATGGCACCAAAAGCTGATAAAGTATTACCACAGTATTACCCACTATTATTAGATGAACCCGTTCCTGTAAATGGGAAACTAAAAGTTTCTGATAAACCAGGATTTGGTGTTACTTTAAATAGAGATAACTTAATAGAAGTAAAAAAAGAAGCTTAA